Proteins encoded in a region of the Photobacterium profundum SS9 genome:
- a CDS encoding Crp/Fnr family transcriptional regulator: MQIKPYQQGRFTRHLETLYPAFKAAFYQCQTHQQFLCAGDEILRQGQTLEYLYVVSVGRVSMNIAAMNGRRFQLGEIDCDHHIFGEMEFFSDTPCQWSVVAEEDLDVDIICLQALTTLLIERPEFQVFFSSALAADYQDSLDIYTHRLLHPITYNIAYDLWHRSQVNVMLGNFDKVTLEAERFGTSSRVYRRAVKELIEKGLIEKEGAEISIVSLSALKTFIDHYD; encoded by the coding sequence ATGCAGATTAAGCCCTATCAGCAAGGACGTTTCACGCGTCACCTTGAAACACTTTATCCCGCCTTTAAAGCTGCGTTTTATCAATGCCAAACGCATCAGCAGTTCCTATGTGCTGGCGATGAAATTTTGCGTCAGGGACAAACGTTAGAGTACTTGTATGTGGTATCGGTCGGGCGTGTCTCAATGAATATTGCCGCAATGAATGGGCGTCGTTTTCAATTGGGGGAGATCGATTGTGATCATCATATCTTTGGTGAAATGGAATTTTTCAGTGATACCCCTTGCCAGTGGAGTGTGGTGGCAGAAGAAGATCTCGATGTTGATATTATCTGTTTGCAAGCATTAACGACATTGCTGATTGAGCGACCGGAGTTTCAAGTGTTTTTTTCTAGCGCGCTGGCTGCGGATTATCAAGACTCGTTAGATATCTATACCCATAGGTTATTGCATCCGATTACTTATAATATTGCTTACGATTTGTGGCATCGCAGCCAAGTGAACGTGATGCTTGGCAACTTCGATAAAGTGACGTTGGAAGCTGAACGGTTTGGTACTTCTAGCCGCGTTTATCGTCGCGCAGTAAAAGAACTGATAGAGAAAGGATTAATAGAAAAAGAGGGGGCGGAAATCTCAATAGTCAGTCTTTCAGCATTAAAAACCTTTATCGACCATTATGATTAG
- the pnuC gene encoding nicotinamide riboside transporter PnuC, producing MDILAWFDINNTLVNIPIGGGYAMSWIEAVGTVFGLLCIWYASQEKTINYVFGLINVSLFAIIFFQIQLYGILMLQLFFFCANIYGWYAWTRPSSEDGDMLEVRWLNKQKMAFTAAVSVAAIAIMTVFIDPIFFALANISVDVLNTFGADLARPELSPDAFPFWDSVMTVLSIVAQILMTRKYVENWMLWVVINMISVCIYAAQGVYALSIEYAILLFIAANGSRQWMKTAKQNQQSKQHDQAAEVKA from the coding sequence ATGGATATACTTGCGTGGTTTGATATCAATAATACTTTGGTGAATATTCCAATTGGTGGCGGGTATGCCATGTCATGGATTGAAGCCGTTGGTACCGTTTTTGGCTTGCTGTGTATTTGGTACGCCAGCCAAGAAAAAACCATTAATTACGTGTTTGGTCTGATTAACGTTTCTCTTTTCGCGATCATTTTCTTTCAGATCCAACTCTACGGCATTTTGATGCTACAACTGTTTTTCTTCTGCGCCAATATTTATGGCTGGTATGCGTGGACTCGCCCTTCCTCGGAAGACGGCGATATGTTGGAAGTCCGCTGGCTCAATAAACAAAAAATGGCGTTTACCGCTGCGGTCAGTGTTGCTGCTATCGCAATCATGACGGTGTTTATCGATCCTATATTCTTTGCTTTAGCTAATATCAGCGTGGATGTATTGAATACTTTTGGTGCCGATTTAGCGCGTCCTGAGTTGTCGCCAGATGCCTTCCCATTCTGGGATTCAGTAATGACGGTCTTGTCAATTGTGGCGCAAATCCTAATGACGCGTAAATACGTTGAAAATTGGATGTTGTGGGTAGTGATTAACATGATCAGCGTGTGCATTTATGCGGCACAAGGTGTGTACGCCCTGTCTATTGAATATGCGATTTTACTGTTCATTGCAGCGAACGGTTCACGTCAGTGGATGAAGACGGCGAAGCAAAATCAGCAAAGCAAGCAACACGATCAGGCGGCTGAGGTAAAAGCATAA
- a CDS encoding nucleoside phosphorylase: MSKQPHLCVSAEQIAKRVIVCGEPDRVNRIAALLDGVEIIAENREYRLMNGRFNDQLITICSTGIGAPSAIIALEELNLCGVKQVIRVGSSGALQVNIALGDLIVAEAAVRDDGGSKAYVSSAFPAYADRHLIAKMEAYLNRSLTMPNTEQHVGQVHYGVVRSHDSFYTDNEAQLCQHWHEKGVLGADMETSALLTVGKLRGMQVASILNNVVLFEQDVQEGVGHYVNADAMMMNGEQRAALAALHALCGD; the protein is encoded by the coding sequence ATGAGTAAACAACCTCACCTTTGTGTTTCGGCAGAGCAAATTGCCAAGCGTGTAATTGTATGTGGAGAGCCTGATAGGGTTAATCGCATTGCAGCCTTACTGGATGGTGTCGAAATCATTGCTGAAAACCGTGAATACCGTTTGATGAATGGACGATTCAATGATCAACTCATCACAATTTGCAGTACTGGCATTGGTGCACCGTCAGCCATTATCGCGCTGGAAGAACTTAACTTGTGTGGTGTGAAGCAAGTGATCCGTGTCGGATCATCGGGCGCACTACAAGTTAATATTGCACTGGGTGATTTGATTGTTGCCGAAGCTGCCGTACGAGACGATGGCGGATCGAAAGCATATGTTTCGAGTGCTTTTCCTGCATATGCAGACCGTCACCTGATAGCGAAGATGGAAGCTTATTTGAATCGCTCTCTGACAATGCCAAATACCGAGCAACATGTCGGTCAGGTGCATTACGGTGTGGTACGTTCACATGATAGTTTTTATACTGATAACGAAGCGCAGCTTTGCCAGCATTGGCATGAGAAAGGCGTGCTGGGCGCAGATATGGAAACTTCGGCGTTACTGACTGTCGGTAAGTTGAGAGGTATGCAAGTAGCATCGATATTGAATAATGTCGTGCTGTTCGAGCAAGATGTACAAGAAGGTGTTGGTCACTATGTAAATGCTGATGCCATGATGATGAATGGTGAACAACGTGCTGCTTTGGCGGCGTTACACGCTCTGTGTGGTGATTGA